Genomic DNA from Myxococcota bacterium:
GCCTGGCTCGCCTGGCGGGCCCGCTCTAAGGACGGGAGCCGCCCCAAAGCGCGCGCGAAGGGTCAGGCAAACGCTTGGCGCGACGTCTTCGAGCGCCGCGAGGGGCTGGTCGCGGCGGGAGCCCTGGCCGGGATCCTGGCCTGCGGCGTCTGGCTCTGGCGCCGTCGACAGCGCCAGCACCGCGGTCCCCACGCGCGCTACGAACGCGCCCTGCGTCTGCTCGCCCGACGCGGTGTCGTGCGTGCTCCCGAGCAGAGCGCGCGGGCGTACGCCGAGACCGTGACCGTCGCCTTCCCGCGCGAGGTGGCCGACGCCTTCGCTCGCCTGACCGAGGAGTACCTCGCCGAGCGCTTCGGCGAACGCCCGGACGCCGCTGCCGACACCCTGCAGCGCTTCGAAGCGGCGTTGGGACAGGCGCCCCGGACCGCGCGCTCGACCAACGCGCCAAGGGCATCCTGATCCGAGGCCTCAGTCGTCGTCGACGGTCAGGATCTTCCAGCCGCGCCCGACCCGGGCCAGCGCACGCTCGCGCGCGACGTCGAGGGACTCGGCCTCGACCTCGATGCGTCGCGAACGACACCCCGCCACCTCGCGGACGCGGATCCGGAAGCGCGGTGCCGCCGCTGCGCCCTGCGCATCCGAGTCCGACGCGACGGCATCCTCCGCCCCACGGGCCGCGATCTCCTGCAGGAACTGGAAGTAGCGCTCGGGCGCGTTCGAGATCCGTACGCCCACGCCCGCTTTCTCGATCGCCTTCAGGCGGGCGGGCACGTGCTTCTGACGGGCGACTTCGACCTCGAGTTCGACGGACTTGCCGCGCTCGGTCTGCAGCTGCAGCGAGAGACGCTGGCGCAGCTCGGTCTGGGCCGTCGTCTGTACGAACAGCCCGCTCGGCGAGAGGTCGAGCACCATCCCGGTGTAGGACCCCTCGGCGTTCCGCAGCTGACACGGCACGCGTCGCTTGGTTCGGTTCTCCACCCACGGCTGCCCCGGCATGCGTTTCGCCCCCCTGCGCCCCGCCCTGCCACTCGGTTTCGACGGCCTTCGCCGCCGCCTTGAGGATTCAGGCGAGTCCGATCGTCTTGTGGGTCTGGGGGATCGAGCGAACGTCCCGCAGCCCGCCGCGCTCCAGCCGGCGGTGCCACGCCAGCACCTGGTCCGGACGCGGCGCCGCGCGCACGGGCCCGGTGGGCGTCACGGGCTGGAGGATCACGGGGACCGAGGCATCGACCCCGACCACGGCTTCCAGCATGGCATCCAGCTCCGCGTTTTCCGTGGCGGGCGTCACGACCACCTTCACCACCGCCTCGGCAGAGCCGAGGGCCTCACGCAGGAAGGCGGCGTGGGTCGCGTGAAACGCCTCGCGCGCGTCGCGATGCGAGGCGCCTTCGCGTCGCACCTCGCTGGCGAGCTTCCAATCCATCGAGACCACGTCGATCTCCGGGAGCACCTCGGCCAGACCCTCTCGCGCGAGCCCGTGGGTCTCGAGGAATCGCCGCGGGCCCCGGCCCCGCAGGCCGGCCGCCAGCGCCGCGACCGCCTTCGACTGCAAGAGCGGCTCGCCGCCGGTGAAGCTCACGAAGCGGTGCTGCTCGAGCTCGAACCGCTCCAGCCAAGCGAGCACCGTGTCGACCGGGACCGGGTTCTCGAAGGGGTGCTCGGACCCGTCCAGCTCCGTCACGCTTCCGGCGTCGGCGGGCTTCCAGGTGTGCGGGGAGTCGCACCAGCGGCAGCGGAGGTCGCAGCGGCCGAAGCGGACGAACACGGTCGAGGCGCCGACGTGGATGCCCTCCCCCTGGATCGAGGAGAACACCTCGACGAGATTCGCCGTCGCAGCCAAGCGGTCAGCCTTCGACGATGGAGCGCCCCATCGCGATCTCCGTGATCAGCTCATCGAAGCGACCGCTCTCGCCGTGGAGTCCGTGCACACGCATGCGGGCCACGTGGTCGTCGTCAGCGAGGCCTTCGATCCAGGCATGCTTCGACGACAGATGCGCCGTCATCGACCCGAGGTCGAGGCCGCGCTTCGCCCGCGAGTCGTCCCCGGACAGGATCACCAGATCCTGCTCGGGGCGCGTCACCAGCGAGAGCTGCGACTCGTAGCGCTCGCGCGCGATCCGCGCGGCCAGGTGCAGATCGAGAGGCTCGGGCACCTCGAGCACGACCATCGACAGGCCACCGAAGTGCACCAGCCGGAAGTCGCGCTCGGAGACGTACGCCAGCTCGGGCGGCAGCGGCGGTTCCGGGTTGTCGGCCACGACCTTCGCGAGGTCCGACGGTCGACCCGCCAGCAGCGGCTCGATCTCGGCCCTGCGGTCGCCCGGGCGCGCGGCGATGTCCTGGGCGCGCTGCCACCACCAGCGGCCCCAACGCTCGTAGTCGTGCTGGGTGAACCGGCCGGTGATGAGCTCGACCAGCTTGTCCGAGAAGCGGCTGCGTCGGGTCCGCCCCGAGATCACCGCCGACAGCGACGAGTCGCTGCCCGGCTCCACGTGGACATGGTCCTCACCGAGCGCCGCACGCAGCGACACGAGGTCTTCCGGCGGCCAATCGTGATGGTCGTACCAGTCGAGCCGTCCGCGGTAGAGGCTCACCGTCTGGATCGTGTCCCGGGTCGGCGGCGATGCCGCGAAGCCCACCAGGAAGATCGGCGTCTGGTCCTTCAGCTCCGTTGCCGTCCCGCGGAAGAAGGTCATCAGGTCGGACTGGGGATAGACCCAGAAGCTCTCGACCAGGCGGACGTCCCGGGCCAGCACCACCGCCGTGAGCACCGACACCGGATCCGCGTGCGCCAGGAACGCGGCCCGGCGTCGCGGAGCCGGCGGCGGCTCCTCGGGCTTCGCCGTGCGGGCGCGCCGGCGCTGCTCGCGCTGCTGCCGTGCACGGTCGGCTTCGTCGTCGCCCTCCTCGGCGTCGTCCTCGTCCTCGTAGGCCGCGGTGACCGCCTCTTCGGGATCGGGCGCTTCCTCGTCGAGGGGCGCCAGCGTCTCGTCGTCGTCGGTCTCTACGACTTCTTCATCGTCGGGTTCGCTTGGGGCGGTTCGAGGACCCGAGTCGTCGCGACCGTCGTCGCCCCCTTCGCGGGAGCGTTCACCCCGCGCGCTCTCTCCGCCGCGTCCGCGCCGTCCACGGCGCCGGCCCCGGCTCCGGCGACGCCGGCCGTCGCCGTCTTCCCGCGCCTCTGCCGGAGAGCCACCCTCGTCGTCGAGGTCGAAGAGCGAGACTTCCTCGAAGCGGCCGCCTTCGCGTTCGGAAGCACCGTCCGCCTCCGAGGCGGCGGGCGCGTCGC
This window encodes:
- a CDS encoding 7-carboxy-7-deazaguanine synthase QueE, with translation MAATANLVEVFSSIQGEGIHVGASTVFVRFGRCDLRCRWCDSPHTWKPADAGSVTELDGSEHPFENPVPVDTVLAWLERFELEQHRFVSFTGGEPLLQSKAVAALAAGLRGRGPRRFLETHGLAREGLAEVLPEIDVVSMDWKLASEVRREGASHRDAREAFHATHAAFLREALGSAEAVVKVVVTPATENAELDAMLEAVVGVDASVPVILQPVTPTGPVRAAPRPDQVLAWHRRLERGGLRDVRSIPQTHKTIGLA
- a CDS encoding PilZ domain-containing protein — its product is MENRTKRRVPCQLRNAEGSYTGMVLDLSPSGLFVQTTAQTELRQRLSLQLQTERGKSVELEVEVARQKHVPARLKAIEKAGVGVRISNAPERYFQFLQEIAARGAEDAVASDSDAQGAAAAPRFRIRVREVAGCRSRRIEVEAESLDVARERALARVGRGWKILTVDDD